From the genome of Bacillus mesophilus:
TGTATTACTGGTGTAGGCTTTTTAGTCTTTAGATGGTTTAATAGTTTTATACTACCCCCAGTTTGTCCATTTTCAACATAGCTTTGTGCTTTTATTAGCTGACCTTCTAACCAGTCTCCCTCTCCTTTAAGAATTTCAAGCGGCTCTTTTTCATGAAATTGATGAAGAAATTGTCCAAAACTCCTAATTAACGATTTCCTTTCGGTGGATGAAGTTGCTTTGGTTAAAGCTGCCGTTAATGTCATTCCATCCTCAAATGACATTATTAGGTGGTCACTATCCTTTCCCTCAATAAAACCATAGTATTCAGGAACTGAAATGATTTTTTTCTTATTAAGTATTTTTAAAACCTGAGCCTCGGCCTTCAACCATGTTCTGTATTTTTCTTTATAGGAACTTTTAAGTAAATATGAACGATCCCCTGTAAAAATTCTACGAACCTCCGAGGTCCAACCTTGTTCATCTAGTAAGTTAATCTTATTTATGGAACCTATTACTTCCTCTATCTTCCTCTGTAAACTTTCATCCATATAATCCCCATCTCCCAATTCCTCTTCGAATCTATATAAAATATTCTCTGGAATTGTGTATTTACCCTCTATATACTTATTTTTTCTTAA
Proteins encoded in this window:
- a CDS encoding phosphotransferase family protein — protein: MDESLQRKIEEVIGSINKINLLDEQGWTSEVRRIFTGDRSYLLKSSYKEKYRTWLKAEAQVLKILNKKKIISVPEYYGFIEGKDSDHLIMSFEDGMTLTAALTKATSSTERKSLIRSFGQFLHQFHEKEPLEILKGEGDWLEGQLIKAQSYVENGQTGGSIKLLNHLKTKKPTPVIQTMIHGDCTTDNVFVINGEVQLFIDIAGMTVGDPRYDESLAIRKFMDNPEYLTAFYEGYTRYRVTKEEFFYFDEGVYEFF